The genomic region TCATTTTCATAAGGTTATGCAAAATGAACGCTTTAATCTCGTAGGGCAGGTCATGGATTTAGATATAAAAAAATATGATGTCATCATCGCAGATTCTTATATGAATAAACACCAAATCGATGGATTATCGCGTATGCTGACAAGTGAGGGCATACTCATTATCCGCAATCACCACCCTTTGCTAGAGGAGGCAGCATTCATAGAGCAGATGAGCGCGTGCGTGGATTTTTTTAATGTCATTATGCCTTTTTCACCGCATTTAAGCATTTTAAGCGACAAAAGCTATATTTTTGCCTCTAAGCGTTTCCACCCCTGCGCGGATATGTGCTTGCAAAAGATTGATTTGCTCCCACGCATGCGATATTATAATGATAAAATTCACGAAAGCGCCTTTGTGCTGCCGCATTTTTTATTTGAAAAAATTAAGCATATTGCGCGTTTTTAGGTGCTAGATGTTAAAGTATGCAATCGCACTCACAGGCACTATTGGCAGCGGGAAAAGCACGCTTGTAAGCCTTCTTTCGCTCTATGGTTATGAGAGCATTTGCGCAGATTCTATATCACACCAAATGCTAGAAGCCCACGGAAACGAAGTGATAGAATCTTTTGGCAATGAGATTGTTGAAAATGGCAAAATTAGTCGCAAAAAGCTTGGGAAAATCGTTTTTGCCAACCAACCCAAACGCGAAATACTCCAAAAAATCCTCCACCCCTATATCCAAAAAGAAATTCTTGCCCAAGCCCAGCGCCTTGAGCAAAAGCGCGTTTGGTATTTTCTAGATATTCCACTTTTTTTTGAAGTGGGTGGAAAAGATGTCTATCCTGTGGCGCGCTCTCTTGTGGTTTATACGCCTGCCAAAAAGGCTATTGAGCGCATTATGAAGCGCGATAATCTCACAGAGCAAGAGGCAAAGGCAAGATTAGCCATTCAGCTCCCCATTGAGCAAAAATGCCGCTTAGCTGATGATATTATCGGTAATGATGGCGATTTGCGCGCTTTGCAACAGCGCGTAGAATCTTACTTGCGCTCCCTCCCCACACACGCCAGCTAGGCTTAGTATGCGCTTTGTCAAATATAGCAGCAATGGCAATGACTTTCTCATCACCACCACTCACACGCTCAATGATAGCTCCCGCGCGCAGCTAGCCCAGCGCGTTTGCGAGCGGCACAATGGCATCGGCGCTGATGGTATGGTGGTGGTTATCCCCACACATAACACGCCCTATAGCTATCAATGGGATTTTTATAATGCCGATGGCTCGCTCGCAGCTATGTGTGGTAACGCAAGCCGTAGTGTGGGGCATTACGCCTATATGGAGGGTATTGCGCCAAAACAGCATAGTTTTCTTACGCAAGCGGGTATCATACGTATTCACATTGATGAGCAGCGCGATACTTTGGTGCAGAGCGATTTGGGCGCGTATAAAATACTTGAGGAGCATATTATAGAATCTAATCCTTATGGCGTGGATTCTTGGGCATTGCTTGATAGTGGAGTGCCGCATTTGGTAGGTTTTGTAAAGGATAGAAAGGCGCTAACTTACAAAAAAGATACACTCTTAGCGCATTTAAGGCAGGCATATAATGCTAATATCAATCTTGCCTTTGCAGATACGGATAAAATTTTTTATATGACTTATGAACGCGGTGTGGAGGATATTACAGAGGCTTGCGGGACAGGCGCGGCGGCTGTATTTGCCCTAGCATTAAATAATCAATTATGTCAAAATCCTACAACGCTTATCCCGCCAAGTAACGAGCCTCTAACGCTCGCTATGAGTGAGCATAATCATATTTTACTTCAAGGCGAAGTAAAGCGCATAGCCCTCTGCGAGTGGCTTTGAGGTCCTTACTTTTTTAGATTCTATAAATCACGCATTAAACCACCCAAATGAGCTTTTGCCCGTGTCAAGTTTAGCAATAGAATCTATATCGCTTTTATCAAGTGTGAAGTCAAAAATGTTAAGATTTTCGCGCATTCGCTCAATCTTGCTAGTCTTTGGAATGAC from Helicobacter jaachi harbors:
- a CDS encoding spermidine synthase produces the protein MWITRQLTPNFRQEYTIDTKILDSRSMHIVEIFKSADFNEVAMIDETHLMLQKYLFIESELLAHLPLCVIPKPEQVLLFDSFNLEIAHECFKHEGVRVDCVQSDRKSLDSLMSFLPHFHKVMQNERFNLVGQVMDLDIKKYDVIIADSYMNKHQIDGLSRMLTSEGILIIRNHHPLLEEAAFIEQMSACVDFFNVIMPFSPHLSILSDKSYIFASKRFHPCADMCLQKIDLLPRMRYYNDKIHESAFVLPHFLFEKIKHIARF
- the coaE gene encoding dephospho-CoA kinase (Dephospho-CoA kinase (CoaE) performs the final step in coenzyme A biosynthesis.), with protein sequence MLKYAIALTGTIGSGKSTLVSLLSLYGYESICADSISHQMLEAHGNEVIESFGNEIVENGKISRKKLGKIVFANQPKREILQKILHPYIQKEILAQAQRLEQKRVWYFLDIPLFFEVGGKDVYPVARSLVVYTPAKKAIERIMKRDNLTEQEAKARLAIQLPIEQKCRLADDIIGNDGDLRALQQRVESYLRSLPTHAS
- the dapF gene encoding diaminopimelate epimerase, with product MRFVKYSSNGNDFLITTTHTLNDSSRAQLAQRVCERHNGIGADGMVVVIPTHNTPYSYQWDFYNADGSLAAMCGNASRSVGHYAYMEGIAPKQHSFLTQAGIIRIHIDEQRDTLVQSDLGAYKILEEHIIESNPYGVDSWALLDSGVPHLVGFVKDRKALTYKKDTLLAHLRQAYNANINLAFADTDKIFYMTYERGVEDITEACGTGAAAVFALALNNQLCQNPTTLIPPSNEPLTLAMSEHNHILLQGEVKRIALCEWL